Below is a window of Rhodothermales bacterium DNA.
ATCCCCCGCCGACCTGATCATCCTGACCCTCTACGCCTTCGGCGCGGTCGCCCTCGCCCTGGTCGCCTTCAACCGGTACGACGTGCGCTGACGGGCTCGCCGCTCAGTGCGAGGCGAAGACGGACTGGTTGCCGTTCGCGTCGAACAGGATGATGTCGTATTTGTCGGCCGCGCGGCCTTCCACTTCCATGCCCGGCGAGCCGACCGGCATGCCCGGCGCCGTGATGCCGGTCGCGTTCGGGCGATCCTGCAGCAGCTTCTTGATGTCCTCGATCGGCACGTGGCCCTCGACGATGTACCCGCCGACGACGGCCGTATGGCACGACGAAAGCCGGCCCGGAACGCCGAAACGTTCCTTGATGGACCCCATGTCCTCGATATCCTGCGTCTTGACCTCCATGCCGTTGGCGCGAAGGTATTCGACCCACTTCGAGCAACAGCCGCATGTCGGGCTCTTGTAGACCATCATGGTGGAAGCGCCTCGTCCACGAGGGCGACCTGTTTCATTTCCGTAGCGTCCTGCGAATCGGACTGGCAGCCGGCGGCCACGAGGAGGAGCAGGGCGAGCGCCGTGAGAGAAGATAGATACCGCATGCGTAGGGTTCGATGTGGGTGAAGAAAGTCTCTTAAAAATGCCCGATCCGCCAAGGCGTTCCCCGACCGTGGATCATGTTGCCGGATATCAACAAAGCCGTCCGATGCGAGGCATCGAACGGCTTTTCTGAGCGGAACACGGACTCGAACCCGCGACCTCAACCTGGCAAGGTTGCGCTCTACCAGCTGAGCTAGTTCCGCTTTGCGGACGACAACGATACGAAACGCAAACCCGGCCTGTCAAGTGAAGACTATGCGGAGCCGGTTCGTTTTGTCGATGGGGAGGTGTACCCCATCGTCCGGCTCAGGTTCCAGAAAAAAGCCCAGCCGGCCGGGCTTTTGGGGGCCGATTCGGGGGTTTGCTCGAGCTCGATCGTGTATTCGACGCTCAGCGCCTGGGCGCCGCTCGCATCCCAGAACGCCATGCCCTCCGCGTTGCGCGACAGCACCCCGAGCCGCAGGCGGGCGGCGCACCCGCGCCCCCAGGCGCGCATCCGTTCGAGCAGCGCCCCGCCCAGACCCGACCGCCGCACCGCTTCATCGACGTACAACTCGGCGATGAACAGCTCCAGCGCGTCGCCGTAAATCGGGTGACGCCAGCGCTGGCCATGCACGAACCCCACCGGCCGGCCGTCGTCAGTCGCGACGAAGAACC
It encodes the following:
- a CDS encoding DUF411 domain-containing protein, with the translated sequence MMVYKSPTCGCCSKWVEYLRANGMEVKTQDIEDMGSIKERFGVPGRLSSCHTAVVGGYIVEGHVPIEDIKKLLQDRPNATGITAPGMPVGSPGMEVEGRAADKYDIILFDANGNQSVFASH
- a CDS encoding GNAT family N-acetyltransferase, whose protein sequence is MEQHMALEPRFVLAADADHRWRNDLAVWLVDDFHRFFVATDDGRPVGFVHGQRWRHPIYGDALELFIAELYVDEAVRRSGLGGALLERMRAWGRGCAARLRLGVLSRNAEGMAFWDASGAQALSVEYTIELEQTPESAPKSPAGWAFFWNLSRTMGYTSPSTKRTGSA